In Nostoc sp. CENA543, a single genomic region encodes these proteins:
- a CDS encoding Rieske 2Fe-2S domain-containing protein, giving the protein MTTEINLQANLFNHLNNEQTQADSEVFQWTKQWYPVAVVEYLDPSRPHAMQLLGKDIVLWRDGAGQWRCFEDVCPHRLVPLSQGRVEADGTLLCAYHAWRFDGQGQCVGIPQSIDQQTEANNCTNPKSCAIVYPTQENQGLLWVWAESGEQAQKESQLRKPRLVPELEEKSDQVVQLFWNFRDLPYGWDYFMENVADPAHVPVSHHGIVGDRYKDAKYYDMIPVRKISTQEGFAFEIQPTTGNIEQAIHDFQPPCHMRIVSFPKDGGKFILALYATPTRPGWCRHIGCQVFVKNPQGKTPAGLSIFGLPLPTWLGHVLASLFLHQDMLFLHYQEKVIAQRRKGKWLSAVFTPNPQDKMVITLRQWLDQRAGGGIPWAEGYSHNLALGETEPQQLFDVWKTHTQHCTVCQNALTNINRLKVSAYIVAAVLCLLAVMIDARMVATQAALAQSLTVLPPLGFWLALGSGVLFAVVGYLLQKFSRLFYVYEFQHFRNP; this is encoded by the coding sequence ATGACTACTGAGATCAACTTGCAGGCTAATCTATTCAATCATCTCAATAACGAGCAAACACAAGCAGACTCAGAGGTATTCCAATGGACGAAACAGTGGTATCCAGTAGCCGTTGTGGAATATCTCGACCCTTCCCGCCCTCACGCCATGCAACTATTAGGTAAGGACATCGTGTTGTGGCGAGATGGCGCAGGTCAATGGCGTTGCTTTGAAGATGTCTGTCCCCATCGACTCGTTCCCCTTTCCCAAGGACGGGTAGAAGCGGACGGAACATTGTTATGTGCTTACCATGCTTGGCGGTTTGATGGTCAAGGTCAATGTGTCGGTATTCCCCAGTCTATAGACCAGCAAACCGAAGCTAATAATTGCACAAACCCCAAATCCTGCGCTATCGTCTATCCCACCCAAGAAAATCAAGGTTTATTATGGGTATGGGCAGAATCTGGGGAACAAGCCCAAAAAGAAAGCCAACTGCGAAAACCACGTCTGGTTCCCGAATTAGAAGAAAAATCAGACCAAGTGGTGCAGTTATTTTGGAATTTCCGTGATTTGCCCTATGGATGGGATTATTTTATGGAAAATGTTGCCGATCCTGCCCATGTACCAGTTTCCCATCATGGGATTGTAGGCGATCGCTACAAAGATGCCAAATATTATGACATGATTCCTGTCCGTAAAATATCCACCCAAGAAGGCTTTGCTTTTGAAATTCAACCCACGACAGGCAATATTGAACAAGCAATTCACGACTTCCAGCCACCTTGTCACATGAGGATTGTGTCTTTTCCCAAAGATGGCGGTAAGTTCATTTTAGCTTTGTATGCTACACCCACCCGTCCGGGCTGGTGTCGTCATATTGGTTGTCAAGTATTCGTCAAAAATCCCCAAGGTAAAACACCCGCAGGGTTATCAATTTTTGGTCTTCCCTTACCCACTTGGTTAGGTCATGTTTTAGCATCTTTGTTCCTACACCAAGATATGCTCTTTCTGCACTACCAAGAAAAAGTGATTGCCCAAAGAAGAAAAGGTAAATGGCTCAGTGCCGTGTTTACACCTAATCCTCAAGACAAAATGGTAATTACATTACGCCAATGGCTAGACCAACGTGCTGGCGGCGGTATTCCTTGGGCGGAAGGCTACAGCCATAATTTAGCTTTAGGAGAAACAGAACCACAACAGCTATTTGATGTCTGGAAAACCCATACGCAACACTGCACAGTTTGCCAAAATGCCCTTACTAACATCAATCGCCTGAAAGTATCAGCTTATATAGTGGCGGCTGTATTGTGCCTATTAGCAGTCATGATAGATGCACGCATGGTAGCAACACAAGCGGCATTAGCACAATCTTTAACAGTGCTGCCACCGTTAGGATTTTGGTTAGCACTGGGAAGCGGAGTCTTATTTGCAGTTGTGGGATATTTATTGCAGAAATTCAGCCGACTATTCTATGTCTATGAATTTCAACACTTTCGCAACCCGTAA
- a CDS encoding GNAT family N-acetyltransferase: MSIRHATETDLPAIVAIYNAAIPSRLATADLEPVSVESRRPWFQGRSPNLRPLWVIEQKGVIAGWLSFQSFYGRPAYHATAEISIYIAPAFHRCGLGKQLLATAIHESPKLGLKTLLGYIFAHNQPSLNLFQSFGFQKWGHLPQVAELDGVERDLVIMGLRI; the protein is encoded by the coding sequence ATGAGCATCCGTCATGCAACTGAAACTGATTTACCTGCGATCGTCGCTATTTATAATGCAGCGATTCCCAGCCGCCTCGCCACTGCTGACTTAGAACCTGTGTCTGTAGAAAGTCGCCGTCCTTGGTTTCAGGGGCGATCGCCTAATTTACGTCCCCTGTGGGTAATTGAACAAAAGGGAGTCATTGCTGGCTGGCTGAGTTTCCAGTCATTTTACGGACGACCAGCTTATCATGCTACTGCCGAAATTAGCATTTATATAGCCCCAGCTTTTCATCGGTGCGGTTTAGGGAAGCAACTTTTAGCCACAGCGATTCACGAAAGCCCCAAATTAGGTTTAAAAACTCTGTTGGGTTATATTTTTGCTCATAATCAGCCTAGTTTAAACCTGTTTCAATCTTTTGGTTTTCAAAAGTGGGGACATTTACCCCAAGTCGCAGAACTAGATGGTGTAGAACGAGATTTGGTAATTATGGGATTACGAATTTAG
- a CDS encoding prevent-host-death protein, which yields MMNWKIEQAQQQLSQLIQDAIAEPQLIYNQDQLVAAVIEPELFQEFLKWKHQHHQNSLADTFAELRQICIEEDYSLEVPPREDRFNPLSN from the coding sequence ATGATGAACTGGAAAATTGAGCAAGCCCAACAGCAGTTATCTCAACTGATCCAAGATGCGATCGCAGAGCCTCAACTGATTTACAATCAGGATCAACTTGTTGCTGCTGTGATAGAACCGGAATTATTTCAAGAATTCCTAAAATGGAAACACCAACATCATCAAAACTCCCTAGCTGACACCTTTGCTGAATTACGTCAAATCTGTATAGAGGAAGACTACAGCCTAGAAGTTCCTCCTAGAGAGGATCGATTCAATCCGTTGAGTAATTGA
- a CDS encoding TldD/PmbA family protein has product MATKLADAQNLISDLISRYSSHVDYLMIRIEEAEGTDILLRGDKVETLSEGISVGGHIRACYKGGWGLSSFNQLSTVKERIEEAIAAARMVGDETTLLAPIKPVQAVCSLPLTGKNPRQIPLAQKKELCDRYTELLKSVDHRITTTSVRYSDSSQRVILATSEGTLISQSWVDMEMRFAATAKNGETVQTGRETTGSRKAYEDLVNLDTQVQSAAQRAVAALSLPSVKGNTYTVVIDPILTGLFVHEAFGHLSEADMAYENPDLLEVMTIGRQFGPEELQIFDGAAPEGHRGSYFYDDEGTPATTTQLIKDGILVGRLHSRETAGKLAETPTGNARCLNYHYTPIVRMTNTWIERGETPVADLFTGIKEGVYARNWLGGMTNGEMFTFSAGEAWMIRNGRIAEPVKDVTLSGNVFQTLADIEAIGDDFYWDESGGCGKGGQNGLPVGCGGPSLRIRDVVVGGEI; this is encoded by the coding sequence ATGGCAACTAAACTTGCTGACGCACAAAATTTAATTTCTGACCTGATTTCCCGCTACTCATCCCATGTAGATTATTTGATGATTCGCATAGAGGAAGCAGAAGGAACAGATATCTTGTTGCGTGGCGACAAAGTGGAAACCCTCAGTGAAGGCATCTCCGTTGGGGGACATATCCGCGCTTGTTATAAAGGTGGCTGGGGATTAAGTAGTTTTAATCAGCTTTCTACCGTCAAAGAAAGAATCGAAGAAGCGATCGCAGCTGCAAGAATGGTAGGAGATGAAACAACTTTACTTGCTCCTATCAAACCAGTACAAGCAGTATGTAGCCTACCCCTAACTGGGAAAAATCCGCGCCAAATTCCCCTCGCCCAGAAAAAAGAGTTATGCGATCGCTATACTGAATTACTAAAAAGCGTAGACCATCGGATTACTACTACCTCAGTCCGTTATAGTGACAGTTCCCAACGCGTCATCCTCGCTACCTCAGAAGGCACTCTCATCAGTCAATCTTGGGTAGATATGGAAATGCGCTTTGCAGCGACAGCCAAAAATGGCGAAACTGTGCAGACAGGTAGAGAAACTACAGGTTCTCGCAAAGCCTACGAAGATTTAGTTAATTTAGATACACAAGTTCAAAGTGCTGCCCAGAGGGCTGTTGCTGCTTTATCTTTACCATCCGTCAAAGGTAATACCTACACCGTAGTGATAGATCCCATCCTCACAGGCTTATTTGTTCATGAAGCCTTTGGACATCTTTCGGAAGCTGATATGGCTTACGAAAATCCCGATTTATTAGAAGTGATGACCATCGGACGGCAGTTTGGCCCCGAAGAGTTGCAAATATTTGATGGTGCAGCCCCAGAAGGACATCGGGGCAGTTACTTTTATGATGATGAAGGTACACCAGCCACCACCACCCAACTGATTAAAGACGGTATTTTAGTCGGGAGGTTACATTCCCGTGAAACCGCAGGTAAATTAGCGGAAACTCCTACAGGTAACGCGCGCTGTCTCAATTATCACTATACCCCGATTGTCAGAATGACCAATACTTGGATTGAAAGGGGTGAAACACCAGTAGCAGATTTATTTACTGGGATCAAAGAAGGAGTATATGCCCGCAATTGGTTAGGTGGCATGACTAACGGGGAAATGTTCACCTTTAGCGCAGGGGAAGCCTGGATGATTAGAAATGGTCGAATAGCCGAACCAGTGAAAGATGTGACGCTTTCGGGTAATGTGTTTCAAACCTTAGCAGATATTGAAGCTATTGGTGATGATTTTTACTGGGATGAGTCTGGTGGTTGCGGGAAAGGTGGACAGAATGGTTTACCCGTAGGTTGTGGCGGCCCTAGTCTGCGAATTCGGGATGTGGTTGTAGGCGGAGAAATTTAA
- a CDS encoding aldo/keto reductase — MQSQPELFLPKMGCGTWAWGNQLLWGYDESMDDQLQAVFNLCVSHGVTLFDTGDSYGTGRLQGRSELLLGKFSRTYQGVNQEHICIATKLAAYPWRWTRQSMIQACNASARRLGRNVDLVQMHWSTANYAPWQEEGLLDGLADLYEQGVVKGVGLSNYGTKRLRCVHQKFAARGVPIKTLQVQYSLLSTYPVTELGLKAVCDELGIQLIAYSPLALGILTGKYSENNSYPKGIRGLLFRQLLPGARSLLACLRAIAESRNKTMSQVAINWCICKGTIPIPGAKSVAQAQDNLGALGWQLDAGEIAELDQVAARTDKKMVQNIFQTK; from the coding sequence ATGCAATCTCAACCAGAATTATTTTTACCAAAAATGGGCTGCGGCACTTGGGCTTGGGGAAATCAACTGCTTTGGGGATATGACGAAAGCATGGATGACCAATTGCAAGCGGTGTTTAACCTGTGTGTGAGTCATGGTGTGACGCTGTTTGATACTGGCGACTCTTACGGAACAGGACGCTTGCAAGGGCGCAGTGAGTTACTGTTAGGAAAGTTTTCTCGCACATATCAAGGCGTAAATCAAGAGCATATCTGCATTGCTACGAAATTAGCTGCATATCCTTGGCGATGGACACGCCAGTCAATGATTCAAGCTTGCAACGCCTCAGCGCGTCGCTTGGGGCGAAATGTGGATTTAGTGCAGATGCACTGGTCAACGGCAAATTATGCGCCTTGGCAAGAAGAAGGACTGTTAGATGGTTTAGCAGACTTGTATGAACAGGGTGTAGTTAAGGGTGTGGGGTTATCGAATTACGGTACTAAAAGACTGCGGTGTGTACATCAAAAGTTTGCAGCGCGGGGAGTACCAATTAAAACTTTGCAGGTACAATACTCGCTGCTATCAACATATCCGGTGACAGAATTGGGGTTAAAGGCTGTTTGTGATGAACTGGGTATACAGCTAATAGCCTACAGTCCTTTGGCATTGGGAATATTAACAGGGAAATATTCAGAAAATAACTCTTACCCTAAAGGTATCAGGGGTTTATTGTTTAGGCAATTACTACCAGGAGCGCGATCGCTGTTAGCCTGTTTACGCGCTATAGCTGAATCGAGAAATAAAACTATGTCCCAAGTCGCCATTAACTGGTGCATCTGTAAAGGAACAATTCCCATTCCTGGAGCGAAATCTGTGGCTCAAGCACAAGATAATCTGGGGGCGTTGGGTTGGCAATTAGATGCTGGGGAAATCGCTGAGTTAGATCAAGTTGCTGCTCGTACAGATAAGAAAATGGTGCAGAATATTTTTCAAACTAAGTGA